Proteins encoded within one genomic window of Coleofasciculus chthonoplastes PCC 7420:
- the hepT gene encoding type VII toxin-antitoxin system HepT family RNase toxin, translating to KYILVRCYQISTVRYTDAFIEAGRQGIITTELASELAQAAGMRNILVHQYKDIDSTIVFAAIQKALIQYSLYIKEITDYINLLDSEVNNE from the coding sequence ATAAATACATTTTGGTAAGATGCTATCAAATTAGCACAGTACGATACACGGATGCATTTATCGAAGCTGGACGCCAAGGTATTATCACTACCGAATTAGCCAGCGAACTAGCACAAGCGGCGGGAATGCGGAATATTTTAGTGCATCAGTATAAAGATATAGATAGCACTATAGTTTTTGCTGCTATCCAAAAAGCTTTAATTCAATATTCACTATATATCAAAGAAATTACAGATTATATTAATTTATTAGATTCAGAGGTCAACAATGAATAA
- a CDS encoding cytosine deaminase, translating into MIPSEPCYWLKNACVPLSMLQVQDQSIGQSRTPEGLCLVDIQVAEGKVAQIVRANSVSIADMAVVDVQGGQVWAGFVDVHTHLDKGHIWQRTPNLEGTFDQALERVKQDSLQYWQAEDVYRRMEFGLRCSYAHGTQAIRTHIDSFGEQARISFGVFKQLQQEWANRLVLQAVSLVSLDYYLTPEGVKLADLVADVGGVLGGVAYMNPDIEAQLDQVFRLAQERDLALDFHTDETDNPESICLRKVAEAALRFQFGRQIVCGHCCSLAVQSPEDVAETLALVKQARIGVVSLPLSNLYLQDRKLGRTPRWRGVTLIQELLESGIGVTLASDNCRDPFFGFGDHDLLEVFNQGVRVAHLDGVYGESPAMVTKTAADLMGLGNVGRIGVGLAANLVWFKGRSYSELLSRPQCDRVVIRDGVAIDTTLPDYRELDGLSS; encoded by the coding sequence GTGATTCCATCAGAACCGTGCTATTGGCTGAAAAATGCCTGTGTGCCACTCTCAATGTTACAGGTTCAGGATCAATCGATTGGGCAGAGTCGAACGCCTGAGGGGTTGTGTTTAGTAGATATTCAGGTGGCTGAGGGGAAGGTGGCGCAAATTGTGCGGGCGAATTCTGTGTCGATCGCAGATATGGCGGTGGTGGATGTGCAGGGGGGACAGGTTTGGGCGGGGTTTGTGGATGTGCATACCCATCTGGATAAAGGGCATATTTGGCAACGCACGCCGAATCTGGAGGGAACGTTTGATCAGGCGTTGGAGAGGGTGAAACAGGATAGTTTACAGTATTGGCAAGCGGAGGATGTGTATCGCCGGATGGAGTTTGGGTTGAGGTGTAGTTACGCCCATGGTACTCAGGCGATTCGGACTCATATTGATTCGTTTGGGGAACAGGCGAGGATTAGTTTTGGCGTGTTTAAACAGTTGCAGCAGGAGTGGGCGAATCGATTGGTGTTGCAGGCGGTTTCTTTGGTATCCCTGGATTATTATTTGACGCCGGAAGGGGTGAAGTTGGCGGATTTGGTGGCGGATGTGGGGGGAGTTTTGGGGGGTGTGGCGTATATGAATCCGGATATTGAGGCGCAGTTGGATCAGGTGTTTCGGCTGGCGCAGGAACGGGATTTGGCGCTGGATTTTCATACGGATGAGACGGATAATCCGGAGTCGATTTGTTTGCGGAAGGTGGCGGAGGCGGCGCTGCGGTTTCAGTTTGGGCGACAGATAGTTTGTGGACATTGTTGTAGTTTGGCGGTACAGTCGCCGGAAGATGTGGCGGAGACATTGGCGCTGGTGAAGCAGGCGAGGATTGGGGTGGTGAGTTTACCGTTGTCGAATTTGTATTTACAGGATCGGAAGTTGGGGAGAACACCGCGTTGGCGTGGGGTGACGCTGATTCAGGAGTTACTGGAGTCTGGGATTGGGGTGACGTTGGCGAGTGATAATTGTCGTGATCCGTTTTTTGGGTTTGGGGATCATGATCTGTTGGAGGTGTTTAATCAAGGGGTGAGAGTTGCCCATTTGGATGGGGTGTATGGGGAGTCTCCGGCGATGGTGACGAAAACGGCGGCGGATTTGATGGGATTGGGGAATGTGGGGCGAATTGGTGTGGGGTTGGCGGCGAATTTGGTTTGGTTTAAGGGACGCAGTTATAGTGAATTGTTATCACGTCCGCAGTGCGATCGCGTGGTGATTCGTGATGGAGTGGCGATTGATACAACGTTACCGGATTACCGGGAGTTGGATGGGTTGAGTTCGTAG
- the cas5d gene encoding type I-D CRISPR-associated protein Cas5/Csc1, which translates to MAILYRYQIELHDSLYFATREIGRLYETEPVLHNYALSYAFGLVDSERYATTVPPEASYRYFCAEQVPQYQAQLTPLNQRGIYITPARSIEHTSVLNTWKYADNRYHVEMKKTQKNIPSFGRAKEIAPESRFEGFVISQTPLTLPSWIRLGKWASKARVEIIETQESQVSGGTEAFVFPYPLNPLDVMFCHRVISYDVINMPPVSLIKMVTLQGQYYRFNRLKIPALMQYRFSE; encoded by the coding sequence ATGGCAATCCTTTACCGCTATCAAATTGAATTACACGATAGTCTCTATTTCGCCACTCGTGAAATAGGCAGACTCTATGAAACCGAACCCGTACTTCACAATTATGCCCTCTCCTACGCCTTCGGATTAGTTGATAGTGAACGATATGCTACAACCGTCCCTCCAGAGGCATCCTATCGCTATTTTTGTGCTGAACAGGTTCCCCAGTATCAAGCACAGTTAACCCCGCTGAATCAACGAGGAATTTATATCACCCCCGCCCGTTCAATTGAACATACCTCAGTTCTCAATACCTGGAAATATGCCGATAATCGCTATCATGTGGAAATGAAGAAAACCCAGAAAAATATTCCCAGTTTTGGCAGGGCAAAAGAGATTGCCCCAGAAAGTCGCTTTGAAGGCTTTGTGATTAGCCAAACCCCTTTAACCTTGCCCAGTTGGATTCGCTTAGGGAAATGGGCAAGTAAGGCACGGGTGGAGATTATAGAAACTCAGGAAAGTCAAGTATCTGGAGGAACTGAAGCGTTTGTATTTCCCTATCCGCTGAACCCATTAGATGTTATGTTTTGCCATCGGGTCATCAGTTATGACGTGATTAATATGCCTCCTGTCAGTTTGATCAAGATGGTTACTTTGCAGGGGCAATACTACCGATTTAACCGTCTCAAAATTCCTGCATTGATGCAGTATCGCTTTAGTGAATAA
- a CDS encoding GDSL-type esterase/lipase family protein produces MTTKNSLILWTSLSLNLLFILLFSILIIRRGGIPYLISKLPFHQQVEQTVKIARRRNTYQSTYHQMRKQMFEQMPNSETEIIFIGDSLTDQGEWAELLGNANIRNRGISGDTTDGVLNRLNEITASQPQKLFLMIGANDLWNEKKPASEIAANYRLILEQIQRQTPETQVFIQSLLPMNTIQYPIKVNNSDIISVNRHLQDLANEFSYTYIDLHQHFTNDQKQLDPVYTIDGVHLNGKGYLNWAKIVNLYVNQ; encoded by the coding sequence ATGACTACCAAAAATTCCCTAATCCTTTGGACATCCCTCAGTCTAAACTTACTCTTTATCCTCCTCTTCAGCATCTTAATCATTCGCAGAGGCGGCATTCCCTACCTAATCAGTAAACTCCCCTTCCATCAACAAGTCGAACAAACCGTAAAAATAGCCCGTCGTCGCAACACCTATCAATCAACCTATCACCAAATGCGAAAACAAATGTTTGAGCAAATGCCCAACTCCGAAACCGAAATTATCTTCATCGGCGATAGTCTCACCGATCAAGGTGAATGGGCAGAACTCCTCGGAAACGCCAACATCCGCAATCGTGGCATCTCTGGAGACACCACCGACGGCGTTCTCAATCGCCTCAATGAAATCACCGCATCCCAACCCCAAAAACTCTTCCTAATGATTGGCGCAAATGACCTATGGAATGAAAAGAAACCCGCCAGCGAAATCGCCGCAAACTATCGCCTCATCCTGGAACAAATTCAACGCCAAACCCCAGAAACCCAAGTCTTTATTCAAAGCCTCTTACCCATGAACACCATCCAATATCCCATTAAAGTCAACAACTCCGATATTATTTCTGTCAATCGCCACCTTCAAGACCTAGCCAACGAATTTTCCTATACCTACATTGATTTACATCAACACTTTACCAACGACCAGAAACAACTCGACCCAGTATATACCATTGACGGCGTACATTTAAACGGCAAAGGATACCTAAACTGGGCTAAAATTGTTAATCTTTACGTCAACCAATAA
- the iscB gene encoding RNA-guided endonuclease IscB: protein MRVFVLDKNLQPLDPCHPARARELLNKGRAKAFKRYPFTIVLQDRTVEESVTHPHRVKIDPGSKTTGIAVVQEETGRVTSAIEISHRGQQIKDSLLARRSLRRGRRNRKTRYRQPRFLNRTRKTGWLPPSLESRIANIETWVRRIKKLCPISAISQELVRFDLQQMQNPEISGVEYQRGELFGFEVKEYLLAKWNRKCAYCEVENVPFEIEHILAKSKGGSNRVSNLCLSCHSCNQVKGNRPVEEFLKKKPGVLKRVLAQAKAPLKDAAAVNATRWELYRRLQSTGLPVEVGSGGRTKFNRKTRGIEKAHAFDAACVGASTPERLLIRGIKPLKIAAKGRGTRQRCRPDKYGFPKAHAPKAKYFQGFQTGDIVKADVQKGKFAGQYIGRIAIRFRPSFVLQLPTQKFDVHPKYLRTIHKADGYEYQS from the coding sequence ATGCGCGTTTTCGTTCTAGACAAAAACTTACAGCCTCTTGACCCTTGCCATCCAGCACGGGCAAGAGAATTACTGAACAAAGGGAGGGCTAAAGCATTCAAGCGCTATCCATTTACTATTGTCCTGCAAGACAGAACCGTTGAAGAGTCAGTCACGCACCCACATCGGGTCAAAATAGACCCTGGCAGCAAAACAACCGGGATTGCTGTTGTCCAGGAAGAAACAGGGCGAGTAACAAGCGCCATTGAAATCTCACACCGAGGGCAACAAATTAAAGATTCCCTCTTAGCTCGCAGGTCATTAAGAAGGGGACGCCGTAACCGTAAAACCCGTTACCGCCAGCCTCGTTTCTTAAACAGAACCCGTAAAACCGGATGGCTACCACCATCGCTGGAGAGTCGGATTGCCAACATTGAAACTTGGGTACGACGGATTAAAAAACTCTGTCCGATTTCAGCCATCTCTCAAGAGCTAGTCAGGTTTGACTTGCAGCAAATGCAAAACCCTGAAATTAGCGGAGTTGAGTACCAAAGAGGTGAACTGTTTGGTTTTGAGGTCAAAGAGTATTTACTTGCCAAATGGAACAGAAAATGCGCTTACTGCGAGGTTGAAAACGTTCCGTTCGAGATTGAACACATTCTGGCAAAAAGTAAGGGTGGTTCAAACCGAGTTAGTAATCTTTGCCTTAGTTGTCATTCTTGTAACCAAGTTAAAGGGAACAGACCTGTTGAAGAATTCCTAAAAAAGAAGCCAGGAGTCCTTAAACGGGTATTAGCTCAAGCCAAAGCACCTCTTAAAGATGCCGCAGCCGTCAATGCTACCCGATGGGAACTGTATCGAAGGCTTCAGTCAACTGGTTTACCTGTAGAGGTAGGTTCTGGAGGTCGCACTAAGTTCAACCGTAAAACCAGAGGGATTGAAAAAGCTCACGCTTTCGATGCAGCCTGTGTCGGAGCATCTACTCCTGAACGATTATTAATTCGAGGAATCAAACCTCTAAAAATTGCCGCAAAAGGACGCGGAACCAGACAACGTTGTCGCCCTGATAAGTACGGATTTCCTAAAGCTCATGCTCCTAAAGCCAAGTATTTCCAGGGTTTCCAAACTGGCGACATTGTTAAAGCTGATGTTCAAAAAGGTAAGTTCGCAGGTCAATATATTGGTCGAATTGCGATTCGATTTAGACCTAGTTTTGTCTTGCAGTTACCAACACAAAAGTTTGATGTACATCCCAAATACTTGAGAACCATTCATAAAGCAGACGGCTATGAATACCAATCCTAA
- the cas7d gene encoding type I-D CRISPR-associated protein Cas7/Csc2: MSFLKTIDTNLFHSELPYKPMGKYVHFLTIRITESYPLFQTDGELNKARVRAGIQDKTPISRLSMFKRKQSTPERLVGRELLRNYDLVTADECEYNVSFAMDNPDCIIYGFAIGDSGSEKSKVVVDTAFSITPFDESHETFTLNAPFENGTMTSKGEKGSKPGEVTSRINQQDHIRPQVFFPSIVTLKDPTEASFIYVFNNILRTRHYGAQTTRTGRVRNELLGVIFADGEIISNLRWTQAIYDQMKEKNTLPTLDPLDEEDVIDAATTAIEQLMSQEFIVHTDYIGGEFQPLLNEVKTLVGSEAGIQSVLQQADAEAKEYAQKHISSKKKAKAKSTN; this comes from the coding sequence ATGTCATTTCTGAAAACTATCGACACGAATCTATTTCATTCAGAACTTCCCTACAAGCCGATGGGTAAATATGTTCATTTTCTGACGATTCGGATTACTGAATCTTACCCTCTGTTTCAAACCGATGGTGAATTGAATAAGGCACGAGTGCGGGCGGGGATTCAAGATAAGACACCAATTAGTCGCCTGTCTATGTTTAAGCGGAAACAGTCTACTCCAGAACGCTTAGTCGGGCGAGAGTTACTGCGAAACTATGATTTAGTTACGGCGGATGAGTGTGAATACAATGTCAGTTTTGCTATGGATAATCCGGACTGTATCATCTATGGATTTGCCATTGGGGATTCGGGGTCAGAAAAGTCTAAAGTTGTGGTAGATACGGCTTTTTCTATTACCCCTTTTGATGAGTCTCACGAAACCTTTACCCTGAATGCACCCTTTGAAAATGGCACAATGACATCGAAAGGAGAAAAGGGTTCTAAACCGGGAGAAGTCACCAGTCGAATTAATCAACAGGATCATATTCGTCCCCAAGTCTTTTTCCCCAGTATTGTCACCCTCAAAGATCCTACAGAAGCCAGCTTTATTTACGTCTTCAATAATATCCTCCGTACCCGTCATTATGGCGCACAAACCACCCGCACGGGACGAGTCAGAAATGAATTACTGGGGGTAATTTTTGCTGATGGAGAGATTATCAGTAATTTACGCTGGACTCAGGCAATTTATGACCAAATGAAGGAAAAGAATACCTTACCCACTCTTGATCCTCTAGATGAAGAGGATGTCATAGATGCTGCAACAACCGCCATTGAACAATTAATGAGTCAAGAATTTATTGTCCACACTGATTATATTGGGGGTGAGTTTCAACCGCTGCTGAATGAGGTGAAAACTTTGGTCGGAAGTGAAGCCGGAATTCAGTCTGTGTTACAGCAAGCCGATGCTGAAGCCAAAGAGTATGCCCAAAAACATATTAGTTCCAAGAAAAAGGCGAAAGCGAAATCAACAAATTGA
- the cas6 gene encoding CRISPR-associated endoribonuclease Cas6, whose translation MPHSLILNLLPQSPIPPQFLSGRHLHALFLNLVSSVDRNLSDYLHEAKSDKAFTLSPLQIQHRSHSASANLYWQHHQPIPPGTPCWWRISLLDDTLFSQLTHLWLNLNPEHPWHLGPANLQITSILGTPQKGMPGCWANALSYQQLYDQASTRDRTLNFAFSTPTAFRQSKYDCALPTRELVFNSLIKRWNQYSGIEFPKTLVELMFPSFFEIHTELVADSRSKFIGCVGALNFRIMGKPEAEAIQQINALADFALYSGVGRKTTMGMGMVRRMKS comes from the coding sequence ATGCCCCATAGCCTAATTCTCAACCTACTTCCCCAATCGCCAATTCCGCCACAGTTTCTCAGTGGACGCCATTTACACGCCCTATTTCTTAACCTAGTTAGTTCTGTCGATAGAAACCTAAGCGATTATCTCCATGAAGCTAAATCCGATAAAGCCTTTACCCTGAGTCCCCTACAAATTCAGCATCGCAGTCATTCAGCATCCGCTAATCTGTACTGGCAACATCATCAACCAATTCCCCCAGGAACTCCCTGTTGGTGGCGAATTTCCCTACTCGATGATACCTTATTCAGCCAATTAACCCACCTGTGGTTAAACCTGAATCCCGAACACCCCTGGCATTTAGGTCCAGCCAACTTGCAGATTACCAGTATTCTAGGAACACCCCAAAAAGGGATGCCTGGATGTTGGGCAAATGCTCTGAGTTATCAACAATTATATGACCAAGCCTCGACGCGCGATCGCACTCTGAATTTCGCCTTCTCTACCCCCACCGCATTTCGTCAGAGTAAATATGATTGTGCCTTACCCACAAGGGAATTAGTCTTCAATAGTTTAATTAAGCGCTGGAATCAATACAGTGGCATAGAATTCCCGAAAACATTAGTCGAGCTTATGTTTCCCAGTTTCTTTGAGATTCACACCGAATTAGTTGCCGATTCTCGCAGTAAATTTATTGGCTGTGTTGGCGCACTCAATTTTCGGATTATGGGGAAACCTGAAGCAGAAGCGATTCAGCAAATTAATGCCTTAGCCGATTTTGCCCTCTATTCTGGCGTCGGGCGGAAAACCACGATGGGAATGGGAATGGTAAGGCGAATGAAATCGTAA
- a CDS encoding RNA-guided endonuclease InsQ/TnpB family protein, whose translation MFNLTYAYKLKPTKNQVVIFEDWLEQNRRVYNYALAERKDWFKSRSCQVNACSLAGEYIIPANVPRPTYNKQAVALTAYRKTSENLKRVHSQVLQQTLKKLEKAFVSMWEQGHGFPRFKKAGRMRSFVFPQLGKDPIQGDAVKLPMIGLVKFRQSRPIPDGATIKQARVVKRVSGWYVMLTLQWDIDVPQPMPHGEAIGIDVGISHFVAVSNGKLFPNPKPFRELESKLRLLQKRVSRKRLGSNNLKKAQAKVNRLHERIANVRKNYHWELAHNLCDWAGMIFAEDLNLKRLAKGMLGKHCLDAGWGQFFQILEQCCFKRGAFFLKVDANKTSQICPKCLTETGKKLLSNRVPVCQVAIAFE comes from the coding sequence GTGTTTAATCTGACTTACGCCTATAAACTAAAGCCAACCAAAAATCAGGTAGTCATTTTTGAAGATTGGCTAGAACAAAACCGCCGTGTGTACAACTATGCACTAGCAGAGAGAAAAGATTGGTTTAAATCGCGTAGTTGTCAGGTTAACGCTTGCTCACTCGCTGGTGAATATATCATTCCAGCTAATGTCCCTAGACCAACTTACAATAAGCAAGCTGTAGCCTTAACCGCATACCGAAAAACGAGTGAAAACCTTAAACGGGTTCATTCTCAGGTACTCCAACAAACACTTAAGAAACTGGAGAAAGCTTTTGTCAGTATGTGGGAGCAAGGTCACGGTTTCCCACGGTTTAAAAAAGCTGGCAGAATGCGGTCATTCGTGTTTCCTCAGTTAGGGAAAGACCCCATACAGGGAGACGCGGTTAAGCTTCCTATGATTGGGTTAGTCAAGTTTAGGCAGTCTAGACCAATCCCGGACGGGGCAACCATTAAGCAAGCGCGTGTAGTCAAACGGGTATCAGGTTGGTATGTCATGCTCACCTTACAGTGGGATATTGACGTACCTCAGCCAATGCCCCATGGGGAAGCCATCGGAATAGATGTAGGAATCAGTCATTTTGTCGCCGTATCCAATGGTAAATTATTTCCTAATCCTAAGCCTTTTAGGGAACTCGAAAGCAAGCTGAGATTGCTGCAAAAGAGGGTATCTAGAAAGCGATTAGGGAGTAACAATTTGAAAAAGGCACAAGCCAAAGTAAATCGATTGCATGAACGGATAGCGAACGTTAGGAAAAACTACCACTGGGAGCTAGCCCATAATCTTTGTGATTGGGCGGGTATGATATTTGCTGAAGACCTAAACCTAAAAAGGTTAGCCAAGGGGATGTTAGGTAAGCATTGTTTAGACGCTGGATGGGGTCAATTTTTCCAAATACTAGAGCAGTGCTGTTTTAAACGTGGTGCATTCTTCCTAAAGGTAGACGCTAATAAAACTAGCCAGATATGCCCTAAATGTTTAACAGAAACGGGTAAAAAGTTACTATCTAATCGCGTCCCAGTATGCCAAGTTGCGATCGCGTTTGAATAA
- the cas10d gene encoding type I-D CRISPR-associated protein Cas10d/Csc3, translated as MTKKPHQSEQQIQQLSLFDITPDTDDDWLDNDDLGFNTEPSNRTLETPQSLLTLTLLREAIQAQNPDDPVMQDFGKYVLPNLLQFAIGVTAKGGKFFDHLDQQREAEGKEKVRRDNATDQSLNTHLLNGLFPANLIQKRLKTLNTTVKRVVGERERRLVTAAFILHDFEKFPDVPKDCRKLSLDEHRQIIDHKVRQLGLDSLINPENPDTYSEYIDDLLCMAYNAQRRWDTNWNFSEYGLNPVLRDRTLRCLSELTCLADSLSSIVKHPQDATNPRLKELIHSLSDGQLTFTYHSIAENRGVLTNVVNNALIQIHQTHSDIEPLLYLPTGVIYLAHHHAPGISLAGLSDQVVARIKSLCREQLRLRQTGFGRDGKGMKYADYYQLFFDESGLMEVALDATLRILNPNKASVAKSRSDNLVKFQQQGILSADYDFKFGDDIRIDQLAEFGDLVSRKIWGERVNQIEAARKQDKQLPELPHLDLVHKLAEYWHLGEYLPPIREIQQINQRLKQKKLKGNTGGVPYEWYFLAAKYLQKHPGLETIRDTGEELIAYATALIQPLISEYQVPDGWDDLRLWLERVVMLPSYRDDKATVDVFLAELATYQGAKKSGRGRQLICSISHSPYTVTEQMESAVLFTPQVYTNKQMLGGSNAKRNISSIAGIEMMLRQILMNQTQAVGKRFEEGKYRYLYFYPTYYFTPETNLFLQKAYSGIAQTRFNTQIRNHFISQELKADFSRRRYQTVDMFLIQNTLEPGRDRTFKLAYPDDQPMTFYFMAIPPGRDSTDTESWVMASWLGLAFPMILDVKTVVSESPIPPFTDGAAFEETVFLDSAPPAFRALVKRDRFRLDYILEGWTENRIEYPAPLNVLTAAYAIHLDVNAKSGKSGYDPNWGKLTELANEFETSSLSVFSYLNRWVRRHSQDTAPLNKIRLYAYQFYPCFDPYTYYDSDREELIVTEQSSLNHPKQLMELYRQFYRANKRYNPKANAVLKPIDIAADTILKADTTVFQGEALVMAVAAEVFKLMDRVHGSTAEGRWVISNREKEREAIIEFARYFVGEVFEKSFRCDRARLAGRQLNLIRDTCEFLYRLEDDKENRQRQEELTEDGIKEG; from the coding sequence ATGACTAAAAAGCCGCATCAATCAGAACAACAGATTCAACAGTTATCCCTATTCGATATCACCCCAGACACCGATGATGATTGGTTAGACAATGACGACTTAGGCTTTAATACCGAACCCTCAAACCGCACTCTGGAAACCCCCCAATCCTTACTCACCCTCACCCTACTGCGAGAAGCAATTCAAGCACAGAATCCCGATGACCCCGTGATGCAGGATTTTGGTAAGTATGTTTTACCCAATCTCTTACAATTCGCCATTGGCGTAACTGCAAAAGGCGGAAAGTTTTTCGATCACCTAGATCAACAGCGAGAAGCCGAAGGGAAAGAAAAAGTCCGCCGAGATAATGCTACTGATCAATCCCTCAACACCCATTTACTCAATGGCTTATTTCCCGCTAATTTAATTCAAAAGCGACTCAAAACCCTAAACACAACTGTTAAACGAGTCGTGGGAGAACGTGAACGCCGCCTAGTCACCGCCGCCTTTATTCTCCATGACTTTGAAAAGTTCCCCGATGTCCCCAAAGATTGCCGAAAATTGTCACTAGACGAACATCGGCAGATCATTGATCACAAAGTTCGCCAACTAGGATTAGATTCCTTAATTAATCCAGAGAATCCCGACACCTATTCTGAGTATATTGATGATTTATTATGCATGGCGTATAATGCCCAACGACGCTGGGATACTAACTGGAACTTCTCTGAATATGGACTCAATCCAGTATTACGCGATCGCACGCTGCGCTGTTTGTCTGAGTTAACCTGTCTGGCTGACTCCTTATCGTCGATTGTTAAGCATCCTCAAGATGCGACAAATCCCAGACTGAAAGAACTTATTCACAGTCTGAGTGATGGACAACTGACATTTACTTATCACAGTATTGCCGAGAATCGCGGCGTATTAACTAATGTGGTAAATAATGCCTTAATTCAGATTCATCAGACACATTCAGATATTGAACCCTTACTCTATTTACCCACCGGGGTTATTTATTTAGCACATCACCACGCGCCTGGGATTTCCCTAGCGGGTTTATCCGATCAGGTTGTCGCCAGAATTAAATCCCTGTGTCGAGAACAATTGCGCCTGAGACAAACGGGATTTGGGCGCGATGGGAAGGGAATGAAATATGCCGACTATTATCAGTTATTTTTTGATGAGTCTGGGTTAATGGAAGTCGCCTTAGATGCAACCTTGCGGATTTTAAATCCGAATAAAGCATCAGTGGCTAAGAGTCGCAGTGATAACCTAGTTAAGTTTCAGCAACAGGGAATCTTATCCGCTGATTATGACTTTAAGTTTGGCGATGATATCCGCATTGATCAACTAGCCGAATTTGGGGATTTAGTTAGTCGTAAGATTTGGGGGGAACGGGTAAATCAAATTGAAGCGGCGCGGAAGCAGGATAAACAGTTACCCGAACTTCCCCACCTGGATTTAGTCCATAAACTGGCGGAATATTGGCATCTGGGCGAGTATTTGCCGCCCATTCGGGAGATTCAGCAGATTAATCAACGACTGAAGCAGAAGAAGTTAAAAGGAAATACAGGGGGTGTTCCCTACGAATGGTATTTTTTGGCGGCGAAATATCTGCAAAAACATCCAGGGTTGGAAACTATTCGCGACACGGGCGAGGAGTTAATTGCCTATGCGACAGCGTTAATTCAACCTCTGATATCTGAGTATCAAGTACCCGATGGCTGGGATGATTTAAGGCTTTGGCTGGAACGGGTGGTGATGTTACCCAGTTATCGAGATGACAAGGCGACAGTTGATGTCTTTTTAGCAGAATTGGCGACGTATCAAGGGGCGAAGAAATCCGGGCGAGGGCGTCAGTTAATCTGTTCGATTTCCCATTCTCCCTACACAGTAACGGAACAGATGGAATCGGCAGTTTTATTTACGCCCCAGGTGTATACGAATAAGCAAATGCTGGGCGGTTCTAATGCTAAACGGAATATTTCCAGTATTGCGGGAATTGAGATGATGTTGCGGCAAATCTTGATGAACCAAACTCAGGCGGTGGGGAAACGGTTTGAGGAGGGGAAATATCGGTATCTGTATTTTTATCCGACTTATTACTTTACGCCAGAGACAAATCTGTTTCTCCAAAAAGCCTATAGTGGAATTGCCCAAACTCGGTTTAATACCCAGATTCGTAATCATTTTATTAGTCAGGAGTTGAAGGCAGATTTCAGCCGTCGCCGTTATCAGACGGTGGATATGTTTCTGATTCAAAACACCCTTGAACCGGGACGCGATCGCACGTTTAAATTGGCGTATCCTGATGATCAACCGATGACATTTTACTTCATGGCAATCCCACCGGGGCGCGATAGTACGGATACGGAGTCGTGGGTAATGGCGAGTTGGTTAGGGTTAGCGTTTCCGATGATTCTAGATGTAAAAACGGTAGTGTCTGAGTCTCCGATTCCCCCCTTTACTGATGGCGCGGCGTTTGAAGAGACGGTGTTTCTGGATAGTGCGCCCCCAGCATTTCGGGCTTTAGTGAAACGCGATCGCTTCCGCTTAGATTATATCCTAGAGGGCTGGACAGAGAACAGAATTGAGTATCCTGCACCGTTGAATGTGCTGACGGCGGCGTATGCAATTCATCTAGATGTTAATGCTAAATCGGGTAAATCTGGGTATGACCCGAATTGGGGGAAATTAACGGAACTGGCGAATGAGTTTGAAACCAGTTCCTTGTCTGTGTTTAGTTATCTGAACCGCTGGGTGCGTCGCCATAGTCAGGATACCGCCCCATTGAATAAAATTCGCCTCTATGCTTATCAGTTTTACCCTTGTTTTGACCCCTATACTTATTATGATTCGGATCGGGAGGAATTAATCGTGACAGAACAATCGAGTCTCAATCATCCTAAGCAGTTGATGGAACTGTATCGCCAATTTTATCGGGCAAATAAGCGCTATAATCCTAAGGCTAATGCCGTGTTAAAACCGATTGATATTGCCGCTGATACAATTTTAAAAGCCGATACAACGGTGTTTCAAGGGGAAGCCTTGGTGATGGCGGTAGCGGCGGAAGTATTTAAACTGATGGATCGGGTTCACGGGTCAACGGCTGAGGGGCGCTGGGTGATTAGTAATCGGGAAAAAGAACGGGAAGCAATTATCGAATTTGCCCGATACTTTGTGGGGGAGGTTTTTGAGAAGTCGTTTCGGTGCGATCGCGCCCGGTTAGCTGGGCGACAATTGAATTTAATTCGGGATACTTGTGAGTTTTTGTATCGCTTGGAAGATGATAAAGAAAATCGTCAGCGCCAGGAGGAATTAACGGAGGATGGAATTAAGGAGGGCTGA